From a region of the Hemibagrus wyckioides isolate EC202008001 linkage group LG06, SWU_Hwy_1.0, whole genome shotgun sequence genome:
- the LOC131354562 gene encoding zinc-binding protein A33-like, producing MASKFSEEDFSCPVCCEIFKDPVVLRCSHSVCKVCLQQFWEAKGSRECPVCRRKSSMGEPPINLALKNLCETFLQERNQSSSSGSETVCSLHSEKLKLFCLDDQQPVCLVCQTSRTHTNHKFCPIDEAVTDCKEEIKTALKPLKEKLKIFKDCKLNWSQTAEHIKIQAQHTERQIKEQFEKLHQFLRDEEAVRITALREEEEQKSQMMKEKIEKLSRDTSSLSDTIRAVEEEMRAEDVLFLQNYKATVKRAQCTLQHPEELSGALIHVAKHLANLKFRVWEKMQDTVQYTPITLDPNTVHPKLVVSDDLTSVRLSDEKQKLPDNPERFDQYWCILGSEGFNSGTHCWDVEVGDCTDWDVGVMTESAQRKGKIISRSGIWCVEYEYSKYNAVSSPQIFTLHPVAQKCQRIRVKLDWDRGKLSFSDPLTNTHIHTFTHTFTDKLLPYLGVASKESPLKILPLQCSVGVNQIS from the exons atggcttCTAAGTTTTCAGAGGAGGATTTCTCCTGTCCTGTGTGCTGTGAAATCTTCAAGGATCCTGTTGTTCTGCGCTgcagtcacagtgtgtgtaaagtgtgtttgcAGCAGTTCTGGGAGGCCAAAGGATCCAGAGAATGTCCTGTATGTAGGAGGAAGTCATCTATGGGGGAACCGCCCATAAATCTGGCCTTAAAGAACCTGTGTGAGACTTTCTTACAGGAGAGAAATCAGAGCTCTTCATCAGGGTCTGAAACAGTCTGCAGTCTGCACAGTGAGAAACTCAAACTCTTCTGTCTGGACGATCAACAGccggtgtgtttggtgtgtcagACTTCAAGAACACACACCAACCACAAATTCTGCCCCATTGATGAGGCAGTAACAGACTGtaag GAGGAGATCAAAACTGCACTGAAGCCCCTAAAGGAGAAACTGAAGATCTTTAAAGACTGTAAACTGAACTGGAGTCAGACTGCAGAACATATAAAG ATTCAGGCCCAACACACAGAGCGTCAGATTAAGGAGCAGTTTGAGAAGCTTCACCAGTTTCTACGAGATGAAGAGGCAGTCAGGATCACTgcactgagagaggaagaggagcagaagagtcagatgatgaaggagaagattgagaagctgagcagaGACACATCATCTCTTTCAGATACAATCAGAGCCGTAGAAGAGGAGATGAGAGCTGAAGACGTCCTGTTCTTACAA AACTACAAGGCCACAGTGAAAAG AGCCCAGTGCACACTGCAGCATCCAGAGGAGCTTTCAGGAGCACTGATCCATGTGGCAAAACATCTGGCCAACCTGAAGTTCAGAGTCTGGGAGAAGATGCAGGACACTGTCCAATACA cacCTATAACTCTGGACCCCAACACTGTTCATCCTAAACTCGTTGTATCTGATGATCTGACCAGTGTGAGACTCAGTGATGAGAAACAGAAACTTCCTGAtaatccagagagatttgatcAATATTGGTGTATCCTGGGCTCTGAGGGCTTTAACTCAGGGACACACTGCTGGGATGTTGAAGTTGGAGACTGTACAGACTGGGATGTGGGTGTGATGACAGAATCTGCTCAGAGGAAGGGGAAGATAATCTCCAGAAGTGGAATCTGGTGTGTGGAGTATGAATATAGTAAATATAACGCAGTTTCTTCACCACAGATATTCACTCTCCACCCAGTAGCACAGAAATGCcagaggatcagagtgaaactGGACTgggacagaggaaagctgtcaTTCTCtgaccctctcactaacacacacatacacactttcacacacacatttactgataaATTACTGCCATATCTAGGTGTTGCATCTAAAGAATCTCCTCTAAAGATCCTGCCACTTCAGTGCTCTGTAGGAGTGAATCAGATCAGTTAG